In one Polaribacter sp. ALD11 genomic region, the following are encoded:
- a CDS encoding efflux RND transporter periplasmic adaptor subunit, which produces MKCLFLFALIICSACQTKQDTISPVKQSITESVYASGLIVSENQYQVFATVSGIVDEVFADEGVTVEIGSPIISIINDAQRLISDNAKLSANFNAYNVNRGKLEEAKSFVDLAKSQMENDAIMLERQERLWAQNIGSKVVLEQKELTVKKSKNTYESAKEKLEEVERQLEYLSRQAKNNLLISNKNTSDYLVRSKVKGKVYQINISKGEIVTPQISIAIIGDDKKYLLEMQIDEYDIVDIQVGMPVLVVLNSYRDSVFNAVVSKINPMMNLKSKTFTIEAEFASPPTTLYPNISFEANVVIKTKKEALLIPRNYLLNDSIVVNKFGKRFIVKTGLKDYQMVEIISGIDENEELILPE; this is translated from the coding sequence ATGAAATGTCTTTTTCTCTTTGCATTAATTATATGCAGTGCTTGTCAAACGAAACAGGACACGATAAGCCCTGTAAAACAATCTATCACGGAATCTGTGTATGCTTCAGGGCTTATTGTAAGTGAAAATCAATACCAGGTTTTTGCAACAGTAAGTGGCATTGTTGATGAGGTATTTGCAGACGAAGGAGTAACCGTAGAGATTGGTTCTCCCATTATATCTATTATTAATGATGCACAACGTTTGATATCGGACAACGCTAAATTATCAGCTAATTTTAATGCCTATAATGTGAATCGTGGGAAATTAGAAGAAGCGAAGTCGTTTGTCGATTTGGCAAAAAGTCAAATGGAAAATGATGCAATTATGCTAGAAAGACAAGAAAGGCTATGGGCGCAAAATATTGGATCTAAAGTTGTCTTAGAGCAGAAAGAACTTACTGTTAAAAAGTCTAAAAACACTTATGAGTCTGCAAAAGAAAAGTTGGAAGAGGTCGAAAGGCAACTGGAGTATCTCTCTAGGCAAGCCAAAAACAATCTACTAATCAGTAATAAAAACACAAGTGATTATCTTGTGAGAAGTAAAGTAAAAGGTAAGGTGTATCAAATAAATATCTCTAAGGGCGAAATTGTAACACCTCAAATATCAATTGCTATAATTGGAGATGATAAAAAATATCTCCTTGAAATGCAAATAGATGAATATGATATTGTAGACATTCAAGTAGGCATGCCGGTATTGGTTGTATTGAATAGCTATCGCGATTCTGTGTTTAATGCTGTGGTGTCAAAAATAAATCCAATGATGAATTTGAAAAGTAAAACTTTTACCATTGAAGCGGAATTTGCAAGTCCACCAACTACACTATACCCAAATATTTCCTTTGAAGCCAATGTGGTCATTAAAACAAAAAAAGAGGCATTACTTATACCAAGAAATTACCTGCTGAATGACTCTATAGTTGTAAATAAATTTGGGAAGAGGTTTATTGTAAAAACGGGTTTGAAAGATTACCAAATGGTAGAGATTATTTCAGGTATAGATGAAAATGAAGAGCTTATTCTTCCAGAGTAA
- a CDS encoding MBL fold metallo-hydrolase RNA specificity domain-containing protein, with protein MKTVKIHFFGAAGTVTGSKFIIETSEGNFMIDCGMFQGLKELREQNWNPIPFDVKTIGTILLTHGHLDHTGYLPRLLKQGFRGTVIGTAPTLAITEIILKDSGKIHEEEAKKANKEGYSKHAPAKPFYTVKEAESTIGLFKSAELDTWYAISKNVKYRFKYNGHILGATFIELDIFGKIMVFSGDIGRSNDVLLAPPQKPTRADYLFIESTYGNKLHPTESVTEKLVTLINHTIDTQGSLIIPSFAVERLQLLMYLLYKLHKENRIPNIPIFIDSPMGNNVLAVFERFSKWHKIPPKEFLEMQKRMNIITSYRETWETIDAPRPKIVIAGSGMVTGGRVLTYLKQLIDEPTTTVLLVGYQAEGTRGRQLLDGAHELKFFGKWIPVKATVHQIESLSAHADQTELLDWLTDIKNVPEEVFLIHGEPSSLDAFRVKLKDTFNWNVTIPKLYESKEFHF; from the coding sequence ATGAAAACTGTTAAAATTCATTTCTTTGGAGCAGCAGGAACGGTTACTGGTTCTAAATTTATTATTGAAACCTCAGAAGGCAACTTTATGATAGATTGTGGAATGTTTCAAGGCTTAAAGGAACTCCGAGAACAAAACTGGAATCCTATTCCTTTTGATGTTAAGACCATTGGAACAATATTGTTAACTCACGGTCATCTAGATCACACAGGATACCTACCTCGTTTGCTAAAGCAAGGTTTTAGAGGAACCGTTATTGGTACAGCACCTACTTTAGCAATTACCGAGATTATTCTTAAAGACAGTGGTAAAATCCACGAAGAAGAAGCTAAAAAAGCCAATAAAGAAGGCTATTCTAAACATGCTCCTGCCAAACCATTTTATACTGTTAAAGAAGCAGAGAGTACAATTGGTCTATTTAAATCTGCGGAACTAGATACTTGGTATGCTATCTCTAAAAATGTGAAGTATCGGTTTAAATACAATGGTCACATATTAGGTGCTACATTTATCGAGTTAGATATCTTTGGAAAAATAATGGTTTTTTCTGGTGATATAGGAAGAAGTAATGATGTACTCTTAGCTCCACCTCAAAAACCAACACGAGCAGATTATCTGTTTATAGAAAGTACGTACGGGAATAAATTACATCCTACAGAGAGTGTTACAGAAAAATTGGTAACACTTATCAATCACACCATCGATACTCAGGGGAGTTTAATCATTCCTTCCTTTGCTGTAGAACGGTTACAATTATTAATGTACCTCCTTTATAAATTACACAAAGAGAACAGAATACCTAACATTCCAATATTTATAGACAGTCCTATGGGGAATAATGTACTTGCTGTTTTTGAGCGATTTTCAAAATGGCATAAGATTCCACCTAAAGAGTTTCTAGAGATGCAAAAACGAATGAATATTATTACATCGTATCGTGAAACTTGGGAAACAATAGATGCTCCACGCCCAAAAATTGTGATTGCTGGAAGTGGTATGGTAACAGGCGGACGTGTATTAACGTATTTAAAACAACTTATAGACGAGCCAACAACAACCGTACTGCTGGTAGGCTATCAAGCTGAAGGCACAAGAGGTAGACAATTGTTAGACGGTGCACACGAACTTAAATTCTTCGGAAAATGGATTCCAGTAAAAGCAACAGTTCATCAAATTGAAAGTTTATCTGCGCACGCAGACCAGACAGAGCTTTTAGATTGGTTAACAGACATTAAGAATGTTCCTGAAGAAGTTTTTCTAATACACGGCGAACCGTCGTCCTTAGATGCTTTTCGAGTAAAACTTAAAGACACTTTCAATTGGAACGTGACGATACCTAAACTTTATGAAAGTAAGGAATTCCATTTTTAA